The Brassica oleracea var. oleracea cultivar TO1000 chromosome C6, BOL, whole genome shotgun sequence genomic interval GGAACCGAGTTTTGTTCGTGAGACGATCCCAACGCACGGGAACGGTTCACCGAACTACGTCGAAGACGGGCTGCGGGGAGGGGTTCATCCTCGAACCTAAAAAAAAAATTAATACATCAAAAATCTTTTCAAATCATTTCTATTTTTAATGTTTTCATTTATATATTTACAAAAGGTTTTATAAACGTTTTAAAAAAAAAACTATTAAACCGTTTATTATACATAGTTTATTACTGGAAACTTATAAAAAATTATAAAAATGTTAAAATTTTTTATTATACATGATTTATATATATATATATATATATATATGTATACAAAATTATAAAAAAATTATAAATATAGAAAAATATTGTTAAATATTTTTAAAAAATTTTAAAAACGTTTTATTATACATAGTTTATTACTGGAAACTTATAAAAAATTATAAAAATGTTAAAATTTTTTATTATACATGATTTATATATATATATATATATATATATGTATACAAAATTATAAAAAAATTATAAATATAGAAAAATATTGTTAAATATTTTTAAAAAATTTTAAAAACGTTTTATTATACATAGTTTATTACTGGAAACTTATAAAAAATTATAAAAATGTTAAAATTTTTTATTATACATGATTTATATATATATATATATATATATATGTATACAAAATTATAAAAAAATTATAAATATAGAAAAATATTGTTAAATATTTTTAAAAAATTTTAAAAACGTTTTATTATACATAGTTTATTACTGGAAACTTGAAAAACGTTTTTAAAAATCAAAAAACATTTTAAAAATAGTAAAGCGTTTTGTATTTTAACAAAAACAAAAAATAATTCCAAAAAAAACTAAAACAACAATCCAAACAACAATCTTAACTTATATATCCTAAACTATCCAATCAATCCTAAAATTTTCAATCAAACAACCTATAATCCGAGATCTAACTTCTAAAACCCTAAACAATTGAGATAAAACAAGGTTTGAGATGATTCGTACATGATTTGGGGTTTGGGGAAGAGATATGAGGGTGAGAAGAGGATTCGCCGGTGATGGGAGCTTGAGAATGGCCGGAATCGCCGTGAGAGAGAGAGGGAAATCGCGGAGAGGATTGAGAGAGAGGCGGAAATAACGAAGAAGGAAGAAGAAGGGTAATTATATTTAACGTTTCCGACGGACACGGGTTCGTCAGTATTCCGTAGGTATAATTAAATATATACCAATTGGTGATTCGCGAAAATTTTCACGCGGTTTGGTTTTCCCGGGCAAATTGAAATTCCGACGGAATTGGTGTCCATCAGTATATTCCGACGGAATACTGACGACCTTTTCCGACGGAATTCCGACGACTAGCGTTTAGGGTGTTGATTACAAGTTTCTAAATGCAAAATCCAAATCTTTGATAATATATATAGTATTTGCATAAAGATTTAACAATAAAAATGTTTTTATAACACGATTTTACACAACAACATTTTTTGTAGTGTAAGCTTATATGAATATGATTATATAAGTATATAATGTTAAGATGAGATGTTATGAAAACAATGATATGCATATATAAATATTTTAATGAGTTGTTATATATGAACGGTTGCGATCTAATACTATACTAAACAGTTATTATGTGTTATTTTCATAGTTTTGGCATCTAAATTTATAGATTTTTATGTTTGAAATTTTTTAGAAACACATGTCGTCGGTATTTCGTCGGAATATACCGAGGACATTTCCAAACTTCAATGAAACCCTTGGTCGTCGCTATGTCGCCGGTATTTTGCAAGGGATTTCCGAAGGACCAATCCAATAATAAAAAAAAAAAACTAATCAGAATCTTCTGAATCTTCATCAAACTCCCCAACCTCGGCTTCCGGCTCTGAATGTACGACAGCATCATGTCCAAACACAGTCAAATTCTCAACGAGTTGAACATTTTCCAAATCTTCAACTGCCTGGGCGTTGCTGGTAGACTCTGGTTGCAATGGTTCATCATCATCAGAAGTTCCATCCACTCGTCCTCTTGGGTTGATTTGCGTTACAGTAACCCATGGATCGTCTCTGTACGTCACCCGAGGGTAACTGATGTAGCACACCTATACATATCAATTATACAAAGTATTAGTTCAATATATAACTTTAATTAATTATATTGGTAAAAAATTATGAATATATTGACATACCTGATCAGCTTGCGAACCAAGAATGAAGGGATCATAATATTGAAGTTTCCGCCGCGAATGAACTGATGTAACACCAAACGCATCAATCTTCATTCCTCTATCTGGGGTGGTGTCATACCAATCACAATAGAATACTACACAACGCAATCCAACCATTCTAGGAAATTGGATTTCCAATATTTCTTTTATGTTGCCGTAGTAGACATCGTCACCGAAAGAAGATGAAACACCAGCATCATATGTTGTCTTAGAATGACCTTTCCTTGTGAATGCATATCCTCGCGTACAAAATTTTGGATATGATTTGACCACATAGTTTGGTTTCTGCACAAATTTTGGATATGATTTGACCACAAAATTTAAACTAATCATTTGCATAGGGTAATATGATATATGACTCACATAACTACGAAGCCACGCAGCAAATCCGTTATCTCTAAGTTGTCGAAGCTCATCTTCTGTTGCATGCCTGTGAGTCATACGCAACTCCGCCATATATACACTATATACAAAAATATTATCAATATGAAATAAATTTATTGAATATTAATCTAACAATAAATGAATAAATATTTTTACCTCTCATATTGTAGAACATCTTCACAGTTGGTGAGCAAATATGTTTGCAAATGAGCGTTCTCAGTGTCCGTAAGTCTCCGCTTCGTGAATTTTCCACTAAGTCGTCCTATTTCCTTGAACATGCTTGGGACAGTAACATGATATGTTGCTCTCTCCCCTCTATCATCATGCCGAGCAGGTCTTCGGTGTTTTGTTTGTACTTCTGGTGGAAAATAATTTTCAGTAAAGATTGCAGTTTCTTCATTGATCACCTGTGCCACTATAGATCCTTCCACCCTGCTTTGATTTTTGACCATCTTCTTCAGATGATGCATATAACGCTCAAAAATATACATCCATTTGTACTGCACATAACCACCAAGTTCCAATTCTCTTGAGAGATGAATAGCAAGATGTTCCATTACATCAAAGAATGATGGAGGAAATATCTTCTCAAGGTTGCACATGCTGACTGGTGCGTTTGTCTTCAAATTATTAATACCCTCTTCAGTCACTACTCTGCTGCATAAGTCGCGGAAGAAAACACTTATCCCTACATAGATAAAAGACATAATTTTCATACATATTAAGTTTATATAAGCATAATTGTTAAATATAAAAATAAATTAAATTGTAAAAATATAAGATACCTGCAATTGCTTCATGAACATTACGTGGCAATAATGCTGAAAAAGCAAACGGAAGGAGGCTCTGCATAATTACATGACAATCACGACTCTTCAAGCCAGTAAACTTTTCCTCGCTTCTATCAACGCAGTTCCCCAAATTTGAGGCATATCAGTCATGAAATTTCACTTTATATGTAATCCAATCAAAGAACTTTTCTTTTCTAGCACCATCCAGCCGATAAATGGGAAAAGGGGCCGTACCGTTCTCATCAACGTGAAGTTCAGAACGATCACAAATATCGACTAAATCCAACCTTGACTTCAAATTATCCTTCGTTTTACCTTGGATGTTAAGGACTGTGTTCATCAGATTATCGAAGAACCAATATGGCAGATCCCATAAAATACTCTTTTTGTGCCAGTTATGTAGCTCTCCAACCGCACT includes:
- the LOC106299324 gene encoding uncharacterized protein LOC106299324, producing MVGLRCVVFYCDWYDTTPDRGMKIDAFGVTSVHSRRKLQYYDPFILGSQADQVCYISYPRVTYRDDPWVTVTQINPRGRVDGTSDDDEPLQPESTSNAQAVEDLENVQLVENLTVFGHDAVVHSEPEAEVGEFDEDSEDSD